A region from the Wolbachia endosymbiont of Folsomia candida genome encodes:
- a CDS encoding DUF4815 domain-containing protein — translation MTLNSYYNRFNPDKKYERSLFLAGRGLQSAELNELQDYALSKLKGIGDAIFRDGDIITGSDCIIDIETGKTTLEAGKIYLRGSVRGVEKAEFTIPTNTAVRIGVFYAESTITELEDSTLRDPAVGTRNYQEVGAARLKSTITWGYQSEGVTAIDHQANGEFYPIYNVENSVLIQHSAPPQANLVTTALARYDREANGSYVVEGLEVMFLHTEDEEEGGKGVKKQVFVVNEGKAHVDGYEIELPHSLRVYFDEDPDIKSVESEPHTFQPNSQKIMELKVNDFPIKEIKKVDITVQKTITITHGSYSGAVDPIPDSAVLEIIQIKQGNVIYENTTDYKLHAGTVDWSLPGKEPAPGSSYQITYRSRTRATPEDMSQQGCKVQGAVDGTLILVDYDWKMPRYDLITIDSKGTVRRIKGIARPWQPSMPKAPSGQLLLCYIYQTWKEGKVGKIINNAIHAVPMNDLEAMKKGINDLYALVATERLRNDANSRDPTAKKGVFVDPFFDDDMRDQGITQTAAIVNRELTLPIEAKVVDVDKSQKPQLLPYELEPVLEQLLQTTEMKINPYQAFDPIPAKVIINMNVDHSTEIKTNWSSPVTREFSTTMNSETTELLSTTSKDAEFMREVTQNFEIEGFAVGEKLKELKFDGIVIQPQA, via the coding sequence ATGACATTAAATAGTTATTATAACCGCTTCAATCCTGATAAAAAGTATGAAAGAAGCTTATTCTTGGCTGGTAGAGGTCTTCAATCTGCTGAGCTTAATGAATTGCAAGATTATGCTCTTTCAAAGCTCAAAGGAATAGGCGATGCAATATTTAGAGACGGTGATATTATAACAGGAAGCGACTGTATAATAGACATTGAAACTGGCAAGACCACGCTTGAAGCAGGTAAAATATATCTTCGTGGTTCAGTGAGAGGAGTGGAAAAAGCAGAGTTTACAATTCCAACAAATACTGCTGTTCGTATTGGTGTTTTCTACGCTGAATCAACTATTACAGAGCTAGAGGATTCTACACTTCGCGATCCTGCAGTTGGTACAAGAAACTATCAAGAAGTAGGTGCTGCAAGACTTAAATCAACCATTACTTGGGGCTATCAATCTGAAGGTGTTACTGCAATTGATCACCAGGCAAATGGAGAATTTTACCCAATTTATAACGTTGAAAATAGTGTGCTTATTCAGCATTCTGCGCCACCTCAGGCCAATTTAGTTACTACAGCTCTCGCTCGTTATGACCGTGAAGCTAATGGTTCTTACGTTGTGGAAGGTCTTGAAGTAATGTTTTTACACACTGAAGATGAAGAAGAAGGTGGAAAAGGGGTGAAAAAACAGGTTTTTGTGGTGAATGAAGGTAAAGCTCATGTTGATGGTTATGAAATTGAGTTGCCACACAGTCTTCGTGTTTACTTTGATGAAGATCCGGATATAAAATCAGTTGAATCAGAGCCACATACTTTTCAGCCAAATAGTCAAAAAATAATGGAGCTAAAAGTTAATGATTTTCCAATTAAAGAAATTAAAAAAGTAGATATTACTGTACAAAAAACTATAACTATCACTCACGGTTCATACTCTGGAGCTGTGGATCCTATACCTGATTCTGCAGTGCTTGAAATAATTCAGATAAAGCAAGGTAATGTTATTTATGAAAATACTACAGATTATAAATTACATGCTGGAACTGTTGATTGGTCACTACCTGGAAAAGAACCTGCGCCTGGAAGCAGTTATCAAATAACCTATCGCTCTCGTACTCGCGCAACTCCAGAGGATATGAGTCAGCAAGGATGTAAAGTTCAAGGAGCTGTTGATGGAACACTTATACTAGTTGATTATGATTGGAAAATGCCTCGCTATGATTTAATTACAATTGATAGCAAAGGAACCGTTAGAAGGATAAAAGGCATAGCTCGTCCATGGCAACCATCAATGCCTAAAGCACCATCCGGACAATTGCTACTTTGTTACATTTATCAAACATGGAAAGAAGGGAAGGTGGGAAAAATTATAAATAACGCTATTCACGCTGTGCCTATGAATGATTTGGAGGCGATGAAAAAGGGAATAAATGATCTTTATGCTTTAGTTGCTACAGAACGTCTGCGTAATGATGCAAACTCAAGGGATCCAACTGCTAAAAAAGGAGTGTTTGTTGATCCATTCTTTGATGATGATATGCGTGATCAGGGAATAACGCAGACTGCAGCAATTGTTAACCGAGAGCTTACTTTACCAATTGAGGCAAAAGTTGTTGATGTTGATAAGAGTCAAAAACCTCAACTACTTCCATATGAACTTGAGCCAGTACTTGAACAACTTTTACAAACCACAGAAATGAAAATTAATCCTTATCAAGCTTTTGATCCCATTCCAGCTAAAGTTATTATTAATATGAATGTTGATCATTCTACAGAAATAAAAACTAATTGGTCAAGTCCAGTAACAAGAGAGTTTAGCACTACAATGAATTCAGAGACTACAGAGCTTTTATCAACTACATCAAAAGATGCTGAATTTATGAGAGAAGTAACCCAAAACTTTGAGATTGAAGGTTTTGCAGTTGGTGAAAAGCTTAAGGAATTAAAGTTTGATGGAATAGTTATTCAACCTCAAGCTTAA
- a CDS encoding AAA family ATPase → MGIYCDFNTAAPQKNGHFPSLLEKEQLKAQLLLNIRSCLSYLLPRGVFRGDKFYVGDVQGNKGKSMVVELTGSKVGLWHDFSSGEGGDIIDLWAAVTGKNQFTETIEDIAKWIGYSREHKTNEMLGQPTSSWNYYDENDQIIATVYRYDTGKGKRYLPFDAKKSSFTAPEIRPLYNIPGILKSDRVVLVEGEKCAETLIEQGITATTAMSGANAPIEKTDWSPLKGKHIIIWPDNDEPGKQYSEKVVKKFSSLGVSSLAILNIPCDKPQGWDAADCVEDITNFIENNSKKIIIKPQLNILDWRADRYIGSVPEQKFLVEGLFPLGVTSIVAAMGDTGKGMLLLDLALKVADNIDQACGFGPLVTEHGAAVIFSAEDDVGEIHRRLDRLDPECKRAEYHNRLFIVPMPNTGGPFSIINTNMRGKCPETSEKFEDISRQLNAIKNLKLIVFDPLVSFVHADINSDPEMGWYSIGLLANLATETGASVIAAHHMRKPKCGSITTVEQARDAIRGTTALVDGVRCSFALWPASIEQQNEVFNKLRITKVNNAVYQGAIVKSNGLTDRNIRTYLRSSIGLLEDVSEQLNLNTLSDGYLKKVLMQAIEISSQKGHPFTHTGGPGVFKQRHRLPTAFHDISKHRLERLVQSLLNEGKIVKGMASDSKEDKWLDVLNGPFARGEGNFSMGAGNFKIADF, encoded by the coding sequence ATGGGTATCTATTGTGATTTTAATACTGCAGCTCCACAAAAAAATGGACACTTTCCGTCATTATTAGAGAAAGAACAGTTAAAAGCTCAGCTTCTGCTGAACATTAGATCTTGTCTTTCTTACTTACTCCCAAGAGGAGTTTTTCGTGGTGATAAGTTTTACGTAGGTGATGTGCAAGGCAATAAAGGAAAAAGTATGGTAGTGGAACTAACAGGCAGTAAAGTAGGACTATGGCACGATTTTTCTAGCGGAGAAGGAGGAGATATTATCGATCTTTGGGCTGCTGTTACTGGAAAAAATCAATTCACTGAAACTATAGAGGATATTGCTAAGTGGATTGGTTATTCAAGAGAGCATAAAACTAATGAAATGCTAGGGCAGCCAACTTCATCATGGAATTACTATGATGAAAATGATCAAATTATTGCTACAGTTTATCGTTATGACACTGGCAAAGGTAAACGATATCTTCCGTTTGATGCTAAAAAATCTAGCTTTACTGCACCAGAGATAAGGCCTTTATACAATATTCCTGGTATATTAAAGTCAGATAGAGTTGTTCTAGTTGAAGGTGAAAAATGTGCAGAAACTCTTATAGAGCAAGGTATTACCGCAACAACAGCAATGTCAGGAGCAAATGCACCAATAGAGAAAACAGACTGGTCACCACTGAAAGGTAAACATATTATTATTTGGCCTGATAATGATGAGCCAGGAAAACAATACTCTGAAAAAGTTGTAAAAAAGTTTTCCTCACTTGGTGTTTCCTCATTAGCTATACTTAATATACCGTGTGATAAACCTCAGGGTTGGGATGCTGCTGATTGTGTAGAAGATATTACTAACTTCATTGAAAATAATTCCAAAAAAATAATCATTAAACCACAACTTAATATCCTAGATTGGAGAGCAGACCGTTATATAGGTTCTGTACCAGAGCAAAAGTTTCTTGTTGAAGGGTTATTTCCCTTGGGCGTTACTTCAATAGTAGCTGCAATGGGAGATACCGGCAAAGGTATGCTTCTTCTTGATTTAGCACTTAAGGTTGCTGATAATATAGATCAAGCGTGTGGTTTTGGTCCTCTTGTTACTGAGCATGGAGCAGCGGTAATTTTTTCAGCAGAAGATGATGTAGGTGAAATACATCGCCGTCTTGATCGCCTTGATCCTGAGTGTAAGAGAGCAGAATACCACAATCGATTGTTTATTGTACCTATGCCAAACACTGGAGGACCTTTTTCTATCATAAATACTAATATGCGTGGTAAATGTCCTGAAACTTCAGAAAAATTTGAAGATATTAGTAGGCAGCTAAATGCAATTAAAAATTTAAAACTTATTGTTTTTGATCCACTAGTATCATTCGTTCATGCTGATATAAATTCAGACCCAGAAATGGGGTGGTATTCAATAGGATTACTTGCAAATTTGGCAACTGAAACAGGTGCATCTGTAATTGCAGCACACCATATGAGAAAGCCTAAATGTGGGTCGATTACAACTGTAGAACAAGCAAGAGATGCAATTAGGGGCACAACAGCACTTGTTGATGGTGTTAGATGTTCTTTTGCATTATGGCCTGCATCTATTGAGCAGCAGAATGAGGTATTTAATAAGCTGAGGATTACAAAAGTTAATAATGCAGTTTATCAGGGAGCCATTGTAAAATCTAATGGATTAACAGATAGGAATATAAGGACTTATTTACGTTCATCTATTGGATTGCTTGAGGATGTATCTGAGCAGCTTAATCTTAATACGTTATCTGATGGGTACTTAAAAAAGGTGCTTATGCAAGCTATTGAAATCTCATCACAAAAAGGTCATCCATTTACACATACTGGTGGGCCAGGGGTATTTAAACAACGGCACAGATTACCAACCGCATTTCATGATATTAGCAAGCACAGACTGGAACGTTTAGTACAGAGTTTACTAAATGAAGGTAAGATAGTAAAAGGTATGGCTTCAGATTCAAAAGAAGATAAGTGGCTAGATGTTTTAAATGGACCATTTGCAAGAGGTGAAGGTAATTTTAGTATGGGAGCTGGAAATTTTAAGATAGCTGATTTCTAA
- a CDS encoding AAA family ATPase, with amino-acid sequence MKYDEGKLWNAVVTRAIKDATGKNHTLREEALKWIHSSESFETVCELANLDLIRLTNMLNKIGITNMGDFMSKIKALLIDNIKECVSYLIPDSKFCQERTYLGSLNEDTIMVKIVGKKAGNWRNFTKGTSGDIIDLWTLVKGNIDSAKKWLNAKEPQQNTNEHKITSFSVRHYLNDKSPMPQDIIGPRILTPGGLLVIGGTPKIGKSNFLLSLLVHMAAGVSFLGMKPAKPLKILYLQNEMEYDYIRERLQQLKVNKKVLDIATENLTITPKTKLTLNLEGIERIKSIIAEKFDSRTVDLIVIDSLYNIRDYGSSRAMLSFLQDGIEKLRSITNSAAGIILTHHTKKVSTTMLEKNPFQSLSGAGVLRNFYTSGIVMFRPNKHRNILQVMYELRNGKPIPTKFIKNINGCWKTSKVIATA; translated from the coding sequence TTGAAGTACGATGAAGGGAAGCTGTGGAATGCTGTTGTAACTAGAGCTATTAAGGATGCAACAGGAAAAAATCATACACTTAGAGAAGAAGCTCTTAAGTGGATTCACAGCTCAGAATCTTTTGAAACTGTTTGTGAGCTTGCTAATCTTGATCTCATACGTCTCACAAACATGTTGAATAAAATTGGAATAACAAATATGGGGGATTTTATGTCTAAAATAAAAGCGTTATTAATTGATAATATTAAGGAATGTGTATCTTACTTGATTCCTGATAGTAAATTTTGTCAAGAAAGAACTTATCTAGGTAGCTTAAATGAAGACACCATTATGGTTAAGATAGTAGGTAAAAAAGCTGGAAATTGGCGTAATTTTACTAAAGGAACTAGTGGTGATATTATTGATCTTTGGACATTAGTTAAAGGTAATATAGATTCTGCTAAGAAGTGGTTAAATGCTAAAGAACCACAACAAAACACAAACGAGCATAAAATTACATCGTTTTCAGTGAGACATTACTTAAATGATAAATCACCAATGCCACAAGATATAATAGGCCCAAGAATTTTAACACCAGGTGGTCTTTTGGTCATAGGTGGTACTCCAAAGATCGGTAAGAGTAATTTTTTACTTTCTTTGTTAGTGCATATGGCTGCTGGAGTATCATTTCTTGGTATGAAACCTGCAAAACCACTAAAAATACTCTACTTACAGAATGAAATGGAATACGATTACATCAGAGAACGCTTGCAACAGTTGAAAGTTAACAAAAAGGTTCTTGATATAGCAACAGAAAACTTAACTATTACTCCAAAAACAAAATTAACTTTGAATCTTGAAGGTATAGAAAGAATAAAAAGCATTATAGCAGAAAAGTTTGACTCAAGAACAGTTGATCTCATCGTCATAGATTCTCTCTATAACATACGTGATTATGGAAGCAGCAGAGCTATGCTTTCCTTTTTACAGGATGGAATTGAAAAATTACGTTCTATCACTAATAGTGCGGCAGGAATAATCCTTACGCATCATACTAAAAAAGTGTCTACGACCATGTTGGAAAAGAATCCATTTCAATCTTTAAGTGGTGCAGGAGTTTTAAGAAATTTCTATACATCTGGCATAGTCATGTTTAGGCCTAATAAACATAGAAATATCTTGCAAGTGATGTACGAGCTTAGAAACGGAAAACCTATACCAACGAAATTCATTAAGAATATTAATGGATGTTGGAAAACTTCTAAGGTTATAGCTACCGCTTAG
- a CDS encoding AAA family ATPase, translating to MTQSFLNIDLNIGQKIPFFSVKEYLNDQSPIPEDIVHPRILTQRGLLVLGGPPKIGKSDFLISWLTYMAAGISFLGMTPSRPLKILYLQTEIEYHYMKERLQQLQLDKELLDIAAGNLIITPKVQLSFNHEEINEIKDAVDKKSFRLDVIAIDPLRNIFSGEYGNENDNSAMLLFLQKTLEKLRNAINPDAGIIITHHTKKLSKKMLEEDPFQSLSGAGSLRGFYSTGMVMFAQDEEGAARQIVFELRNGERVPSKTVDKLNGHWRLVDQWNR from the coding sequence ATGACACAAAGCTTTTTAAACATCGATTTAAATATCGGTCAAAAAATTCCTTTTTTCAGTGTGAAAGAGTATTTGAATGATCAATCACCTATACCAGAAGACATCGTTCACCCTAGAATTTTAACCCAAAGAGGCTTATTAGTGCTAGGTGGACCACCTAAAATCGGCAAAAGTGATTTTCTCATTTCCTGGTTAACTTATATGGCAGCTGGTATTTCTTTTCTTGGCATGACTCCAAGTAGACCTTTAAAGATTCTTTATCTTCAAACTGAGATTGAATACCATTACATGAAAGAGCGCCTGCAGCAACTTCAACTTGACAAAGAACTTTTGGATATAGCTGCTGGTAACTTAATTATTACACCAAAAGTACAGCTGTCATTTAATCATGAAGAAATAAATGAAATAAAAGATGCTGTAGATAAGAAATCCTTCAGGCTTGACGTTATTGCCATAGATCCTCTACGGAACATCTTTAGCGGTGAATACGGTAATGAAAACGATAATAGTGCTATGTTACTCTTTCTACAAAAAACACTTGAAAAACTACGTAATGCTATTAATCCAGATGCTGGCATAATCATCACTCACCACACTAAAAAATTATCCAAGAAAATGTTAGAAGAAGATCCATTTCAATCTTTAAGCGGTGCTGGGTCTTTACGAGGGTTCTACAGTACTGGAATGGTTATGTTTGCACAAGATGAAGAAGGTGCTGCACGTCAAATAGTGTTTGAACTACGCAATGGTGAACGTGTGCCAAGTAAGACTGTCGATAAGTTAAATGGTCATTGGCGGCTTGTGGATCAATGGAATAGATAA
- a CDS encoding ATP-binding protein produces the protein MELISRTERLKMQTGTKIVVFGSYGIGKTSLLKTIDEPTLCLDFEAGLLAVQDWEGDSISIRTWNEARDIACLIGGPNPALKADQAYSQRHYEHVSSKYKELSSKLSKYRCIFIDSITIASKLCLTWAKSQPEAFSDKTGRPDNRAAFGSLASEMMNWLYQFQHIPDKDIIIVGTLGQYLDDFNRPTWLPQCEGAKTASEIPGIVDEVISMVGIKKDDGTEKRSFVCHTLNSWGYPAKDRSGCLDMVEEPHLGKLLTKIKTKFSTATQFAAHN, from the coding sequence ATGGAACTAATAAGTAGAACTGAAAGACTAAAAATGCAAACAGGTACTAAAATTGTAGTATTTGGTTCCTATGGCATCGGTAAAACAAGTCTTCTAAAGACCATAGATGAGCCAACCCTTTGTCTTGATTTTGAAGCTGGGCTTCTTGCTGTTCAGGATTGGGAAGGTGATTCTATCAGTATCCGTACTTGGAATGAGGCACGTGATATCGCTTGCCTTATAGGTGGCCCAAATCCTGCTTTAAAGGCTGATCAAGCATATAGTCAAAGACACTATGAGCATGTATCTAGTAAGTATAAAGAGCTTTCTTCGAAACTGTCTAAATATCGATGTATTTTTATTGACAGTATTACAATAGCTTCAAAATTATGTTTAACTTGGGCAAAATCACAACCTGAGGCTTTTTCTGATAAAACTGGTAGACCAGATAACAGAGCTGCTTTTGGTTCTCTTGCTAGTGAGATGATGAATTGGCTTTATCAGTTTCAGCATATTCCAGATAAAGATATTATTATAGTTGGAACACTCGGTCAGTACCTAGATGATTTCAATCGTCCAACTTGGCTACCCCAATGTGAAGGGGCTAAAACTGCTAGTGAAATCCCTGGTATTGTTGATGAAGTTATCAGCATGGTTGGTATCAAAAAAGATGATGGTACTGAGAAGCGCTCATTTGTTTGTCATACTCTTAATTCTTGGGGATACCCTGCTAAAGATCGTAGTGGCTGCCTTGATATGGTTGAAGAGCCACATCTTGGTAAGCTGCTTACGAAAATTAAAACCAAGTTTTCTACCGCCACTCAATTTGCTGCACACAACTAA
- a CDS encoding RNA polymerase sigma factor yields the protein MKSKNSYSGIDPIIVKYVRYHAYYLKYINYFAHESLEDIEQELFCEVLPFLDQYDEKRSSYNTFIAKVTQCRARNLLRSQSSAKHQITFGVDDSLPDCKHLESGMIARIDVSEMMSRLPKSYRNICELLKIFNISEISKMTGIPKTTIYNVIRQIRSRFSSCK from the coding sequence ATGAAATCAAAGAATTCTTATTCAGGTATTGATCCTATCATTGTTAAATACGTGAGATACCATGCTTATTATCTTAAATATATTAACTATTTTGCCCATGAGAGTCTTGAAGATATAGAGCAGGAACTTTTTTGTGAAGTTTTGCCTTTTCTTGATCAGTATGATGAAAAAAGAAGCAGTTATAATACTTTTATTGCCAAGGTCACTCAATGCCGTGCTCGCAATCTATTACGTAGTCAATCATCTGCAAAACATCAAATCACTTTTGGTGTAGATGATAGTCTACCAGACTGTAAACACCTTGAAAGTGGCATGATAGCACGTATTGATGTAAGTGAAATGATGTCTAGATTGCCAAAATCCTACAGGAACATATGCGAGTTACTTAAGATCTTCAACATCAGTGAAATTTCTAAAATGACTGGAATACCAAAAACGACTATTTATAACGTCATTAGGCAGATACGCAGCAGATTTTCGTCTTGTAAGTAA
- a CDS encoding type IV toxin-antitoxin system AbiEi family antitoxin has product MKYLRNYIQSSLANGKYFFTKEEVVSELKITPSQFRFQAYRLAKKRVVKSLIGDFFMIVPAEYQHLGSLPPHWIIDSLMQHLGEDYYIGHLSAASLYGATHQQPMSFQVITNKARRNIKLERGMIEFHCYKNCSSAAKEQITLPTGYVKISTREQTLLDLVRFYTSCGYLSNVATVVKDLSKECKPQLLARVVKNEKTDSVLQRLGYILEFTGYHNMASVIEQQLKKRKIQFICLRPDCCSNNCQRANRWKLLINDILEVEPRRFIQEWSTLARTKTS; this is encoded by the coding sequence ATGAAATACTTGCGTAACTATATACAATCTTCTTTAGCTAATGGTAAGTACTTTTTTACTAAAGAAGAGGTTGTATCAGAGTTAAAGATAACACCTTCTCAATTTAGATTTCAAGCTTATAGACTTGCTAAAAAAAGAGTTGTAAAGAGTTTAATAGGGGACTTTTTCATGATTGTACCTGCAGAATATCAGCATCTAGGATCATTGCCACCCCATTGGATTATTGATTCTCTGATGCAACATCTAGGAGAAGATTATTACATAGGCCATTTAAGTGCAGCTTCTTTGTATGGTGCTACTCATCAACAACCTATGTCTTTTCAAGTAATTACCAATAAGGCAAGAAGGAATATTAAACTTGAGAGAGGTATGATAGAATTTCACTGTTATAAGAATTGTTCCTCCGCAGCAAAAGAACAAATTACTTTACCAACAGGGTATGTGAAGATTTCTACTAGAGAGCAAACTTTACTGGATCTTGTACGTTTTTATACATCATGTGGCTACTTGAGTAACGTTGCAACAGTTGTAAAAGACCTATCTAAAGAATGTAAACCACAGCTTTTAGCTAGAGTAGTGAAAAATGAAAAGACAGACTCAGTGCTACAAAGACTAGGATATATTCTTGAATTTACAGGTTACCATAATATGGCATCAGTTATTGAGCAGCAACTAAAGAAACGAAAAATACAATTTATTTGTTTGCGTCCTGACTGTTGTAGTAATAATTGTCAGCGTGCAAATCGTTGGAAACTGTTGATTAATGATATACTTGAGGTTGAACCAAGACGCTTTATTCAAGAATGGTCGACCTTGGCAAGAACCAAGACAAGTTGA
- a CDS encoding AAA family ATPase, with protein MLNAVDFSKWKNLSPKKEFVLRDKWLYTGNVSFLKGKPEAGKSLFAQQLITAVATGKPWLGERIKRIKTYGVFCEDSEEKLWTRQCAINRYYCLNMKFASLVNNVRLLSRVGKDNLLMVFDDKNVGHLTPYFEELLKDIRLFQPKLVVLDEVSDFFGGDENNSSHVKQFVQKCCAHIARKVNCAVLLCKHGLIETGVWRDTMKFHMYAYPDEEGSSYLVNYISRDSKQK; from the coding sequence ATGTTAAATGCAGTAGACTTTTCAAAATGGAAGAATTTATCTCCAAAAAAAGAGTTTGTATTACGAGATAAATGGCTTTACACAGGGAATGTTTCATTTCTCAAGGGTAAGCCTGAAGCCGGTAAATCTCTCTTTGCTCAACAATTGATCACAGCAGTTGCTACTGGTAAACCTTGGTTGGGGGAGCGTATCAAAAGAATAAAAACCTATGGAGTGTTTTGCGAAGATAGTGAGGAAAAGCTTTGGACTAGGCAGTGTGCTATAAATAGGTATTACTGTTTGAATATGAAGTTTGCTAGCCTGGTTAACAACGTTCGTTTATTATCTCGAGTAGGAAAAGATAACTTGCTAATGGTTTTCGACGACAAAAATGTAGGCCATTTAACTCCTTACTTTGAAGAGCTGCTTAAAGATATTCGATTATTCCAGCCAAAACTTGTGGTATTAGATGAAGTCTCAGACTTTTTTGGAGGAGATGAAAATAATAGTTCTCATGTTAAACAATTTGTTCAAAAGTGCTGCGCTCACATAGCAAGAAAAGTTAATTGCGCTGTTTTATTATGTAAACATGGGTTAATAGAAACAGGAGTGTGGCGCGATACGATGAAGTTTCACATGTATGCTTATCCGGATGAAGAAGGTAGCAGCTATTTAGTAAATTACATCTCTCGTGATTCCAAACAAAAGTGA
- a CDS encoding AAA family ATPase, which produces MINAIDILKWDNLPTEKEFIVQDWLAVGEVSFLKGECEVGKSLLAQQLMTAVIIGKPWLNMDVKRVKAYGVFCEDEREDLIRKQRAINRLFQLDEPLVESQIQMLARAGEDNVLMTFSNNGVGELTPFFHELFEDIKLF; this is translated from the coding sequence ATGATAAATGCGATAGACATTTTAAAATGGGATAATCTACCTACTGAAAAAGAATTTATAGTACAAGATTGGCTTGCTGTAGGAGAAGTATCATTTCTCAAAGGCGAGTGTGAAGTTGGCAAATCCCTCCTAGCTCAGCAATTAATGACGGCTGTTATTATCGGCAAACCATGGCTCAATATGGATGTTAAGCGAGTGAAGGCATATGGAGTATTTTGTGAAGATGAGAGAGAAGACCTGATACGTAAGCAACGTGCAATCAATCGTCTTTTTCAGCTTGATGAGCCTTTGGTTGAGAGTCAAATACAGATGCTAGCACGAGCAGGAGAAGACAATGTGTTGATGACTTTTAGCAATAATGGTGTAGGAGAGCTTACTCCTTTTTTTCATGAATTATTCGAAGATATTAAACTATTTTAA
- a CDS encoding crossover junction endodeoxyribonuclease RuvC translates to MSILALDLGKQTGWAILHDGIIHSGSESFHGNRFSGGGMHFLNFRSWLNSLKQKLGNISAVYFEEVRRHLGTDAAHCYGGFLAHLTAWCEENSIPYEGVPVKTIKRFITGKGNASKAEVIEAVKNKGFVPQDDNEADALAIMFFAQRNFSSNSNHEDINKYP, encoded by the coding sequence ATGTCAATTTTAGCACTTGATTTAGGTAAACAAACTGGTTGGGCTATTTTGCATGATGGAATAATTCATAGTGGCAGTGAAAGCTTTCATGGTAATCGTTTTAGCGGTGGTGGCATGCACTTTTTAAACTTTCGTAGTTGGCTTAATTCTTTGAAACAAAAGCTTGGAAATATTTCTGCAGTGTATTTTGAAGAGGTAAGAAGACATCTTGGTACTGATGCTGCCCATTGCTATGGAGGATTTCTAGCACATTTAACAGCTTGGTGTGAGGAAAATAGTATTCCATATGAAGGTGTACCTGTCAAGACTATTAAACGCTTTATCACCGGTAAGGGCAATGCAAGTAAGGCAGAAGTAATTGAAGCTGTGAAAAACAAAGGATTTGTACCTCAAGATGATAACGAGGCAGATGCTCTGGCTATTATGTTTTTTGCACAGAGGAATTTCAGTTCCAATTCTAATCATGAAGATATAAATAAATATCCTTAA